From Caulobacter segnis, a single genomic window includes:
- a CDS encoding O-linked N-acetylglucosamine transferase, SPINDLY family protein → MTTAREAFDLYRAGRLAEAAALCERLVLEAPSVEAWHLLGVARLGLDQAEAALVALDEGLVLDSERPGLLSAKALVLNSLGRDAEVVAAARTALAVDPDNPPVLGALAVSLQRLGGFEEALAVLDRAVQLSPGDAKTLASRAALKSLLNRPAEAARDLEAVLEIDPLHTRVSGDLMWARRQTCDWREDAALDMLVKADLKLGRLGVSPFAALAMFDEPALHRRCAELAAPPERPAPTWPVRPPGDRIRVAYLSSDLHAHATARLLAGVLEAHDRSRFEIFAVSYGPDTGGPMRERLKAACEHWIEVRSLSDAAIAELCRARGVDIVVDLKGYTQDGRPGILAHRAAPVQVSWLGYPGTLGRHADIVLADAVTIPPGAEGFWSEAVVRLPLYQPNDRLTELPPPPSRAAEGLPEAVFVFCCFNNPAKITPEVFATWMAILKAAPRSVLWLYAGAPGAAENLRAHAVAGGIELERLVFAQPAPHAEHLARHALADLVLDTWPYGAHTTASDALRMGIPILSLPGKSFASRVGASLLTALDLPELIAADRARYVAKAVALADDRAGLAALKTRVRAAVEASAVFDPSAFARSLEAALADRVRR, encoded by the coding sequence GTCGAGGCCTGGCACCTGCTGGGCGTGGCGCGACTGGGGCTGGACCAGGCGGAAGCGGCGCTCGTCGCCCTTGACGAAGGGCTGGTGCTGGATAGTGAGCGACCTGGCTTGCTGTCCGCAAAGGCCTTGGTTCTCAATAGCCTAGGGCGTGATGCCGAGGTGGTCGCCGCCGCTCGTACCGCTCTGGCGGTCGATCCCGACAACCCGCCGGTTCTCGGCGCCCTGGCCGTATCGCTGCAAAGACTGGGCGGCTTCGAGGAGGCGCTGGCGGTGCTCGATCGCGCTGTCCAGCTCTCGCCAGGCGACGCCAAGACGCTGGCCAGCCGCGCGGCCTTGAAGTCGCTGCTGAACCGACCGGCCGAGGCGGCGCGCGATCTGGAAGCGGTGCTGGAGATCGACCCGCTGCACACCCGCGTCTCGGGCGACCTGATGTGGGCGCGCCGCCAGACCTGCGACTGGCGCGAGGACGCGGCGCTGGACATGCTGGTCAAGGCGGACCTGAAGCTGGGTCGGCTGGGTGTTTCGCCCTTCGCCGCCCTGGCGATGTTCGACGAGCCGGCCCTGCACCGCCGCTGCGCCGAACTGGCCGCGCCGCCCGAGCGCCCAGCGCCGACATGGCCGGTTCGGCCGCCGGGCGACAGGATCCGCGTGGCCTATCTGTCGTCCGACCTGCACGCGCACGCCACGGCTCGCCTGCTGGCGGGCGTGCTGGAGGCGCACGACCGCTCCCGGTTCGAGATCTTCGCCGTTTCGTATGGTCCGGACACGGGCGGCCCGATGCGCGAGCGCCTGAAGGCCGCTTGTGAGCACTGGATCGAGGTCCGCAGCCTGTCGGACGCGGCGATCGCCGAGCTTTGCCGTGCGCGCGGCGTCGACATCGTCGTCGACCTCAAGGGCTATACCCAGGACGGCCGGCCGGGGATCCTGGCTCATCGCGCCGCGCCGGTGCAGGTCAGTTGGCTAGGCTATCCAGGCACGCTGGGCCGACATGCCGACATCGTCCTGGCCGACGCCGTGACCATCCCGCCGGGCGCGGAAGGGTTCTGGTCCGAGGCGGTGGTCCGCCTGCCGCTCTACCAGCCCAATGACCGCCTGACCGAACTTCCGCCGCCGCCGAGCCGCGCCGCCGAGGGGCTGCCCGAGGCCGTCTTCGTCTTCTGCTGTTTCAACAATCCGGCCAAGATCACGCCCGAGGTGTTCGCGACCTGGATGGCGATCCTGAAGGCCGCGCCGCGGAGCGTGCTTTGGCTCTATGCCGGCGCGCCGGGAGCGGCGGAAAACCTGCGCGCCCATGCGGTCGCCGGCGGGATCGAGCTGGAGCGGCTGGTCTTTGCTCAGCCCGCGCCGCACGCCGAGCACCTGGCCCGCCACGCCCTGGCCGATCTCGTGCTCGACACTTGGCCCTATGGGGCCCACACGACCGCCAGCGACGCCCTGCGCATGGGGATTCCGATACTGAGCTTGCCGGGCAAGAGTTTCGCCAGCCGGGTCGGGGCCAGCCTGCTGACGGCCCTGGACCTGCCTGAGCTGATCGCGGCTGACCGCGCCCGCTATGTCGCCAAGGCCGTCGCCCTGGCCGATGACCGCGCGGGCCTGGCGGCCCTGAAAACCCGTGTCCGCGCGGCCGTCGAGGCGTCCGCCGTGTTCGATCCCTCAGCCTTCGCCCGGTCGCTGGAAGCGGCCTTGGCCGACAGGGTCCGACGCTGA